In Bacteriovorax stolpii, a single genomic region encodes these proteins:
- a CDS encoding phosphoglycerate kinase yields MALKFITEESFKTLAKDKKVLARFDFNVPMDKKDGAVIADTTRIDEAIPTIKAILEAGAKKVILMSHFGRPKGKVDMQYSLEPVAKCLAEKLGMEVTLTETALDRGIKTLLGLNESKIILLQNLRFHPEEEGNDREFARQLSTYGDVFVFDAFGAAHRKHASTYEINAFFKNKAYGGLLLKREVESLDRIVKDPKKPFVAVVGGAKVSDKIKIIEALLISVDKLLIGGAMAYPFLKAQGHTVGKSLCSDEDVTLAKRILGMPSKNKIVLPSDHLCSLTFGGEPVDVGQTNIEGDLIGLDIGPSTIVNYNDYLRNAKTVLWNGPMGLFENKAYAKGTLGIAKTLSELKDAFTLVGGGDSVNAVNQSGLASKMSHISTGGGASLEYIENGTLPGIQALKFGID; encoded by the coding sequence ATGGCCTTAAAATTTATTACTGAAGAAAGTTTTAAAACACTCGCTAAGGACAAAAAAGTCCTGGCGAGATTTGATTTCAACGTTCCAATGGATAAAAAAGATGGAGCGGTGATTGCTGACACGACAAGAATCGATGAAGCGATCCCGACGATCAAAGCTATCCTTGAGGCCGGGGCAAAAAAAGTCATCCTGATGAGTCACTTCGGTAGACCAAAAGGAAAAGTGGATATGCAATATTCACTTGAGCCAGTGGCAAAATGCCTTGCTGAAAAACTGGGAATGGAAGTGACATTGACTGAAACGGCACTTGACCGTGGAATCAAAACTCTTCTGGGCCTTAACGAATCAAAAATCATCCTGCTTCAAAACCTTCGTTTCCATCCAGAGGAAGAAGGCAACGACCGTGAATTCGCTCGTCAGCTTTCAACTTACGGAGACGTTTTTGTGTTCGATGCTTTTGGTGCCGCTCACAGAAAGCACGCTTCAACTTACGAGATCAATGCGTTCTTCAAGAACAAAGCTTACGGCGGACTTCTTTTAAAGCGCGAAGTTGAGTCTCTGGACCGCATCGTAAAAGACCCTAAGAAGCCTTTCGTTGCTGTTGTTGGTGGAGCAAAAGTAAGTGACAAGATCAAGATCATCGAAGCGCTTCTGATTTCTGTTGATAAGCTTTTAATCGGTGGAGCGATGGCCTATCCGTTCTTAAAAGCTCAAGGTCACACTGTCGGTAAGTCACTTTGTTCCGACGAAGATGTCACTTTAGCAAAAAGAATTCTTGGTATGCCGTCTAAAAATAAGATTGTTCTTCCAAGTGATCACCTGTGCTCATTAACTTTTGGTGGAGAGCCGGTTGATGTTGGCCAAACAAACATCGAAGGCGATCTGATTGGTCTGGATATTGGGCCATCGACAATCGTTAACTACAATGATTATTTAAGAAACGCTAAGACTGTTCTATGGAATGGTCCAATGGGTCTTTTTGAAAACAAAGCATACGCAAAAGGAACACTAGGAATTGCAAAAACATTATCTGAGCTAAAAGACGCTTTCACTCTTGTAGGCGGTGGAGACTCAGTTAATGCTGTCAACCAGTCAGGTCTTGCGAGCAAAATGTCTCACATCTCTACAGGTGGCGGGGCCTCTCTTGAGTATATTGAAAACGGGACTCTTCCTGGTATTCAAGCTCTTAAATTCGGTATTGATTAG
- a CDS encoding type III polyketide synthase, with the protein MHRSTPKILSLGLSHPQNKFSQNEIATLMNVTSEKSKRFFKHEHIESRYLTLSKNNFAEESAFNLREKFKKNAIELIGVAVERALKQKGLSPSDIDYICCVTSTGFLVPGLSALILEPLKFRNNTQRLDIVGMGCNAGLNGLNAVASWVNTNPEKKALLICCELCSSIYTLDDSESTALVNSLFGDGVAVALVEQKEESGKASILGFESYLIPDSLPMLRFDWDEEKNRYRFFIGKETPKFLAREVERPLTTLLERFNLKKEDISHWIVHSGGASILDGIEEKLGFKKSDLRHTRTILKNYGNISSGSFLFSYQELLNEGSVKKGDYGIMITMGPGLTIEMALLTW; encoded by the coding sequence ATGCATAGGTCCACTCCTAAAATTCTTTCACTCGGTTTATCACATCCCCAAAATAAGTTCTCTCAGAATGAAATTGCCACTCTTATGAATGTGACGAGTGAGAAATCAAAACGCTTCTTTAAACACGAACACATTGAAAGCCGCTACCTGACCTTATCTAAAAACAATTTCGCTGAAGAGTCTGCATTTAACCTTCGTGAGAAGTTTAAAAAAAATGCGATTGAACTTATCGGCGTCGCTGTTGAGAGGGCCTTAAAACAAAAAGGTCTAAGTCCTTCAGACATTGATTATATTTGTTGTGTGACTTCAACCGGCTTTCTTGTTCCAGGACTTTCTGCACTTATTTTAGAACCATTAAAATTCAGAAACAATACTCAGAGACTCGACATCGTCGGCATGGGCTGCAATGCCGGATTAAACGGTTTAAATGCAGTTGCGAGCTGGGTGAATACTAATCCAGAAAAAAAGGCCTTACTCATTTGTTGTGAGCTTTGTTCGTCGATCTACACTTTAGATGACAGCGAGAGCACGGCATTAGTCAATAGCCTCTTTGGAGATGGTGTGGCCGTCGCTTTAGTTGAACAAAAAGAAGAGAGTGGAAAAGCTTCGATCTTAGGATTTGAAAGTTACTTAATCCCGGACTCACTTCCAATGCTTCGCTTTGATTGGGACGAAGAGAAAAACCGCTACCGCTTTTTTATCGGAAAAGAGACTCCAAAGTTTCTGGCCCGAGAAGTTGAGAGGCCACTGACTACTCTTTTAGAGCGTTTTAACTTAAAAAAAGAAGATATCTCCCATTGGATTGTTCACTCGGGGGGCGCCAGCATTCTTGATGGCATCGAAGAGAAGCTAGGATTTAAGAAATCGGATCTTCGCCACACGCGCACGATTCTAAAAAACTACGGCAACATTTCCAGTGGAAGTTTTCTTTTTAGCTATCAGGAACTGCTGAATGAAGGAAGTGTTAAAAAAGGGGATTACGGCATCATGATTACCATGGGCCCTGGGCTTACAATTGAAATGGCCCTTTTAACCTGGTGA
- a CDS encoding enoyl-CoA hydratase-related protein → MKNVLTHQENDIYFITLNNPEKGNCYDADMTEEIASAFSHVPSSAKAILLSAEGKNFCTGADLNWMKRACELSAQENLQDMAKIKSMYQQILKCRVPVICQVQGQVSGGGMGLVAASDVVVSDQFSQFSLPEKKWGLIPGIITPILKSKIGEREFEHLSTNGDKIDVTEAQRIKLIHYFGDVKNIEKYIEDSFALARSGKIQRPVLSDEMNKELEKYLILSAQKRQSGEFCEKVKRHFS, encoded by the coding sequence ATGAAAAACGTTTTAACTCACCAAGAAAATGATATTTACTTCATTACCTTGAATAATCCTGAAAAAGGAAATTGTTACGATGCAGACATGACAGAGGAAATTGCAAGTGCTTTTTCTCATGTCCCATCATCAGCTAAAGCAATTCTTCTTAGCGCAGAAGGGAAAAACTTTTGCACAGGTGCAGATTTGAACTGGATGAAGCGCGCCTGTGAATTAAGTGCCCAAGAAAATTTGCAAGACATGGCCAAAATTAAAAGCATGTACCAGCAGATTTTAAAATGCCGCGTGCCAGTTATTTGCCAGGTGCAGGGACAGGTTTCTGGTGGAGGAATGGGGCTCGTGGCCGCGAGTGATGTGGTGGTAAGCGATCAATTTTCTCAGTTTTCTTTACCGGAGAAAAAATGGGGGCTTATCCCGGGAATCATTACTCCTATTTTAAAAAGCAAAATAGGAGAGAGAGAATTTGAACATCTTTCAACAAACGGTGATAAAATTGATGTGACCGAAGCTCAAAGAATAAAGTTGATTCACTATTTTGGCGATGTGAAAAACATCGAAAAATATATTGAAGATTCTTTCGCTCTCGCAAGATCTGGAAAAATTCAAAGACCAGTTTTGAGTGATGAAATGAATAAAGAGCTGGAGAAGTATTTAATACTATCAGCGCAAAAAAGACAAAGCGGAGAGTTTTGTGAAAAAGTTAAAAGACATTTTTCATAA
- a CDS encoding LLM class flavin-dependent oxidoreductase — MTKTFFINVAPSNDRRDEKGFHSQLDHYVGKTKKEFFKYTLITAGDKRLDPWIVAQRAMEKNPEFHPLIAVNPLHQHPFHIVKKLASLQDFYARPMALNMIPGSFPNEMSALHDELSFAERFSRLKDFSNVLKDFFKEKTTGRFQGQYYQVTDAKLFPPLKDDVELFYSGVAATSELSGNYVKGIKPLSEMKKSEGKGQGLLLGICARATNEEAQASMQKLYPQDRKGQMLFDMVLGGHETSWSQWMKDYLQRNPEERDDFNLTAMKNFWTSAPFIVGSYDECAGLLKKYSDYGYEFFITDFHHEDFLHVEECIRRFRNFKS, encoded by the coding sequence ATGACAAAAACTTTTTTTATTAATGTCGCCCCATCAAATGACCGTCGTGATGAAAAAGGATTTCATTCACAGCTTGATCATTATGTCGGGAAAACGAAAAAAGAATTTTTTAAGTACACCCTCATTACAGCAGGTGATAAGCGCCTTGATCCATGGATTGTGGCCCAAAGGGCAATGGAGAAAAACCCTGAATTTCATCCATTGATTGCAGTGAATCCACTTCATCAGCATCCTTTTCACATTGTGAAGAAACTTGCATCACTACAGGATTTTTATGCAAGGCCAATGGCCCTCAATATGATACCGGGGTCATTCCCAAATGAAATGAGCGCTCTTCATGATGAACTAAGTTTTGCTGAACGCTTTTCTCGTCTAAAAGATTTTTCAAATGTTCTTAAAGACTTCTTTAAAGAGAAAACAACAGGCCGTTTTCAAGGCCAATACTACCAAGTGACAGACGCAAAGTTATTTCCTCCTTTAAAGGATGATGTTGAATTGTTTTATTCTGGGGTGGCCGCAACGTCAGAACTGTCGGGCAACTACGTAAAAGGTATCAAGCCTCTAAGTGAAATGAAAAAAAGTGAAGGGAAAGGTCAAGGACTCTTGCTGGGGATTTGTGCCAGGGCCACTAATGAAGAAGCACAGGCCAGCATGCAGAAGCTTTACCCACAAGATAGAAAAGGGCAGATGCTTTTTGATATGGTCTTAGGAGGACACGAGACTTCCTGGAGCCAGTGGATGAAGGATTATCTGCAGAGGAACCCGGAAGAAAGAGATGATTTTAATTTAACAGCGATGAAAAACTTCTGGACCTCGGCACCTTTTATAGTGGGAAGCTACGATGAGTGCGCAGGGCTTTTAAAGAAGTATAGCGATTATGGATACGAGTTTTTTATCACAGATTTCCACCACGAAGATTTTTTGCACGTCGAAGAATGCATCAGGCGATTTAGAAACTTTAAATCCTAA
- a CDS encoding MBOAT family O-acyltransferase, which translates to MMYSTVQFIFYTAFVLLILYYTPRRFKLWCVFLASIIWYLNWGALWFSIFAGIIILNIGILFLFKKRSDKKLFPYLVGLNVFIFVLLKVLPEFIRFRTPYGTSFFMLILLGMIIDYWREETPIQKEDILPAMVMPLFFPVLMAGPIERRKHFFPQLKTIPPFSLNNLVDGILIFSIGYLKKFLIVDPYSRSVLSSSGIDNFIYQGLLDTFITYVLFCSYSEMGRGCAKAMGIDLAISFRPFYYAKNPNEFWQRWNITLGTWMRDYVTFPAMFKWGRKINPDFIILFSFLLMGLWHGIGLNWLCFGLLNGLAIYAFNVSQRKWSLPGIGVFLSVSIWVGNGLFQHKDFWHRMTRSFELIPELRVHDINLSLFLGAIGLLFVFEFIQEKKNKSDFFTSWSLWIKLTIAVLVLFYFGWKLDDNSLIQTFDLPPVYFRI; encoded by the coding sequence ATGATGTATTCGACTGTCCAATTTATTTTTTATACGGCCTTTGTTCTCCTCATCCTCTACTACACTCCGAGGAGATTTAAACTCTGGTGTGTTTTTCTGGCCAGTATAATCTGGTATTTAAACTGGGGCGCTCTTTGGTTTAGTATCTTTGCAGGGATTATCATTTTAAATATTGGAATACTTTTCTTGTTTAAAAAGCGCTCGGATAAAAAGCTTTTCCCCTATCTTGTCGGACTAAATGTTTTTATTTTTGTCCTTTTGAAAGTCCTTCCCGAGTTCATACGTTTCAGGACTCCTTACGGCACCAGCTTTTTTATGCTGATTCTTTTAGGGATGATTATTGATTACTGGAGAGAAGAAACACCAATTCAAAAAGAAGATATTCTTCCTGCGATGGTCATGCCTTTATTTTTTCCTGTATTAATGGCCGGCCCTATTGAGCGCAGGAAGCATTTTTTTCCTCAATTAAAAACAATTCCACCTTTTTCATTAAATAACCTGGTCGATGGTATTCTTATTTTCAGCATTGGGTACTTAAAGAAATTTCTGATTGTTGATCCGTATAGCAGATCAGTTTTAAGTAGCAGTGGAATAGATAATTTTATTTACCAGGGATTGCTCGATACATTTATCACTTACGTTTTATTTTGCAGCTACAGTGAAATGGGAAGAGGTTGTGCCAAGGCGATGGGAATTGACCTGGCCATCAGCTTTAGACCATTTTATTACGCTAAAAACCCCAATGAATTCTGGCAGCGCTGGAACATCACGCTGGGAACATGGATGCGAGACTACGTCACTTTTCCGGCGATGTTTAAATGGGGGCGAAAAATCAATCCTGATTTCATCATCCTTTTTTCTTTTCTCTTAATGGGATTGTGGCACGGGATTGGATTAAATTGGTTATGCTTTGGTCTCTTAAACGGACTGGCCATTTATGCTTTTAATGTTTCACAGAGAAAATGGTCTTTGCCTGGGATCGGAGTCTTCTTATCTGTCTCTATATGGGTTGGGAACGGTCTTTTTCAACACAAAGACTTCTGGCACAGGATGACTCGCTCTTTTGAACTGATTCCTGAATTAAGAGTCCACGACATCAACTTGTCCTTATTTTTAGGGGCCATAGGCCTATTATTTGTTTTTGAATTCATTCAGGAAAAGAAAAATAAAAGTGATTTTTTTACCAGCTGGTCTCTGTGGATTAAGCTAACCATTGCTGTTCTTGTTCTCTTTTATTTTGGATGGAAACTTGACGACAACTCTCTTATTCAGACTTTTGACCTGCCACCTGTCTACTTTAGGATTTAA
- a CDS encoding AMP-binding protein has protein sequence MEELYNSWKHSSKIFNISESGKKTYADFFNDLEKSREHLKKTFAHTQLFVLEASNDYQTYVKFVSCLLEKHCVFMSATYQFVDPEFRILLENETQSSFIYIAAEESFNDISNASATKNPIILQAIQDKLSPFLVRTSGTSGNKFKFICHSAEAFVRKYLQVQNHFQTTMAFSPADTIAGIETLMEAITHQNTLVSDREKMTPLKVSELIEKEQIDYFQTTPSFLNLMLISKAFSQEKMKMLKKIAYGSEPALSSSLLAIKEALPHIEFKHTYGMSEIGILSTTTDQNDPARFKFNQDINDFKIEEGALFIKTETRMLGYLNYVNQAPGWFKTGDAAELDGDGHIKILGRTDDLINLAGRKFYPYEVEDLLIRIEGAEDISVTAEKNALIGSVIVAKFLLAADYDEQDFRERLKVFCETQLPSFMCPHKILVTREPFITSRFKKDRKI, from the coding sequence ATGGAAGAGCTATACAACAGCTGGAAGCATTCATCTAAAATCTTCAATATTTCCGAGAGTGGGAAAAAGACTTACGCCGATTTTTTCAACGATCTGGAAAAAAGCCGTGAGCACCTGAAAAAGACCTTCGCCCATACACAACTTTTTGTTTTAGAAGCTTCGAACGATTACCAAACCTACGTTAAGTTTGTTTCATGCCTGCTGGAAAAGCACTGCGTGTTTATGTCGGCAACTTATCAGTTTGTCGATCCAGAATTCCGGATACTTTTAGAAAATGAAACTCAATCGAGTTTTATCTATATCGCTGCAGAGGAAAGCTTTAATGACATTTCAAATGCCAGTGCGACTAAAAATCCTATTATTCTCCAAGCTATCCAAGATAAGCTCTCTCCTTTTTTAGTCAGAACATCCGGGACGTCTGGAAATAAATTTAAATTTATCTGCCATAGTGCTGAAGCTTTCGTTAGAAAGTATCTCCAGGTTCAAAATCATTTTCAAACAACCATGGCCTTTTCTCCTGCTGATACGATCGCAGGGATTGAAACGTTAATGGAAGCGATTACTCATCAAAATACTCTGGTGAGCGATAGAGAAAAAATGACTCCGTTAAAGGTTTCAGAGTTGATTGAAAAAGAGCAGATTGATTATTTTCAAACAACACCTAGTTTTCTTAACTTAATGCTGATCTCTAAGGCCTTTAGTCAAGAAAAGATGAAAATGCTAAAGAAGATTGCTTATGGTTCTGAGCCCGCACTTTCATCTTCTTTGCTCGCAATAAAAGAAGCTCTTCCTCATATTGAATTCAAACATACTTATGGAATGAGCGAGATTGGAATCCTCTCAACTACGACTGATCAAAACGATCCTGCACGCTTTAAATTCAATCAAGACATTAATGACTTTAAGATTGAAGAAGGTGCTCTCTTTATTAAAACAGAAACCCGAATGCTGGGTTATCTCAATTACGTCAATCAAGCGCCGGGTTGGTTTAAAACAGGCGACGCAGCCGAGCTCGATGGCGATGGCCATATCAAGATCCTTGGCCGCACGGATGATCTCATCAATCTGGCCGGAAGGAAGTTTTACCCTTATGAAGTAGAAGACCTGCTCATACGTATTGAAGGCGCAGAAGATATCAGTGTGACGGCAGAGAAAAATGCACTTATTGGAAGTGTGATTGTCGCCAAGTTTTTACTTGCCGCGGATTACGATGAACAAGATTTTAGAGAAAGACTTAAAGTCTTTTGTGAAACTCAACTTCCAAGTTTTATGTGCCCACATAAGATTTTAGTCACACGCGAGCCTTTTATCACTTCTCGTTTTAAAAAGGACAGAAAGATATGA
- the tpiA gene encoding triose-phosphate isomerase, which translates to MKKREIHIVGNWKMNQTLHEISEFFIQMTAMKMELKCKAWIAPQSLHIPILKEIAFTTGAIQVGAQNCSYADSGAFTGEISPAALADIGVEFVIIGHSERRTIFKEDNEILNQKVLAALKHNLKVIYCVGETLEERESNTTFKVIEEQLAVGLKNVPADKAHLLLIAYEPVWAIGTGKVATAEQAEEVHAFIRGKLTQNAEQTIILYGGSVKPDNIDSLLRKENIDGALVGGASLKAKDFKQLCTSASVI; encoded by the coding sequence ATGAAGAAGCGCGAAATTCACATTGTTGGAAACTGGAAGATGAATCAAACTCTGCATGAGATCAGCGAGTTTTTTATTCAGATGACTGCAATGAAAATGGAGCTTAAGTGTAAAGCGTGGATTGCTCCTCAGTCCCTGCATATTCCTATTCTAAAAGAAATCGCTTTCACTACTGGAGCTATTCAAGTGGGAGCACAAAACTGTTCATATGCTGATTCTGGTGCGTTCACAGGAGAAATTTCTCCGGCAGCTCTTGCAGATATCGGAGTTGAGTTTGTCATCATCGGACACTCTGAAAGACGTACTATTTTTAAAGAAGACAATGAAATCTTAAATCAAAAAGTTCTGGCAGCTCTGAAGCACAATTTAAAAGTGATTTACTGTGTAGGTGAAACACTTGAAGAGCGCGAATCAAATACGACATTCAAAGTCATCGAAGAACAACTTGCTGTTGGATTAAAAAATGTTCCGGCAGATAAAGCGCACTTACTCTTAATTGCTTATGAACCAGTGTGGGCCATTGGGACTGGAAAAGTAGCAACAGCTGAGCAGGCCGAAGAAGTTCACGCCTTCATTAGAGGGAAACTCACTCAAAATGCTGAGCAGACCATCATTCTTTACGGGGGCTCAGTGAAGCCAGACAATATTGACTCATTGCTAAGAAAAGAGAATATTGATGGTGCTCTTGTTGGCGGGGCGAGTCTAAAGGCGAAGGATTTCAAGCAACTGTGTACAAGTGCTAGTGTAATCTAG
- the secG gene encoding preprotein translocase subunit SecG: MTTALMVLQAIISVLLIITVLLQFGKGAEAGLMTAAGSESIMSSSTRGNIMTKITGVLAFLFLANSIYLARLQDSKFQKSILDSEAPVSRPLNSDATTAPAPTTTAPAAPETTAPATTPATK; encoded by the coding sequence ATGACTACAGCATTAATGGTACTTCAAGCAATTATCTCAGTTCTTCTTATCATCACTGTTTTACTTCAATTCGGTAAAGGTGCTGAAGCGGGATTAATGACTGCTGCTGGTTCTGAATCAATCATGTCGAGTTCAACTCGCGGTAACATCATGACAAAGATCACTGGTGTTCTAGCGTTCTTGTTCCTTGCTAACTCAATCTACCTAGCTCGTCTTCAGGATTCAAAATTCCAAAAATCAATCCTGGATTCTGAAGCTCCAGTGTCTCGTCCACTAAACTCTGATGCAACAACAGCTCCAGCGCCAACAACAACGGCACCAGCTGCACCAGAAACGACGGCGCCTGCAACTACGCCAGCGACGAAGTAA
- a CDS encoding aminotransferase class V-fold PLP-dependent enzyme produces the protein MDAATRNLIDQEYAHLKTLYFNSAYFGPSPIRAKETITKAMNRELDPSFYAYDDWMSISEKLRVKFAELIQVSPDMITHSTSSSDVINIIANGFVFESGDRVAAINKDYPSNILPWMLAQRHGKFTFDMIDLGSEVVPTPEWLERNLKPQTKIFNMSYVTFDTGKKMDLVSIGKFLKSKDILFVVDATQALGGMEITTEELSYIDVLTVSSYKWMLGPYGHAFAYFSQKAQDSIYHLNANWILSPNSKQVYNLLDYTTETLPGARQYDRGQAANLLCSGCLEGSLSFLQEIGLSNIRKYNAEIRDYFLANYPKKKYNLVTPLDHMGNIVCMKSVSGDSIALEKEFKERNIDVSVRQGNIRLSFHVFNTKSQVEELIKGMDI, from the coding sequence ATGGACGCGGCCACCAGAAACTTAATCGATCAAGAGTACGCACATTTAAAAACACTTTATTTTAACTCAGCCTATTTCGGGCCTAGTCCTATTCGTGCGAAAGAAACCATCACGAAAGCAATGAACCGCGAATTAGATCCGTCGTTCTATGCTTATGATGACTGGATGAGTATTTCAGAAAAACTTCGTGTGAAGTTTGCTGAGCTTATTCAAGTGTCTCCAGACATGATTACTCATTCAACATCTTCATCTGATGTTATCAATATTATCGCCAACGGCTTTGTCTTCGAAAGTGGAGATAGGGTAGCAGCGATCAACAAAGATTATCCATCCAACATCCTGCCGTGGATGCTGGCCCAAAGACATGGAAAGTTTACTTTCGATATGATTGATCTTGGAAGTGAAGTGGTTCCCACTCCGGAGTGGCTAGAGAGAAACCTTAAGCCTCAAACGAAAATTTTTAACATGTCATATGTGACGTTTGATACTGGTAAGAAGATGGACCTGGTATCAATCGGAAAATTCCTAAAATCAAAAGACATTCTTTTTGTTGTTGATGCCACTCAGGCCCTTGGGGGAATGGAGATCACAACAGAAGAACTTTCATACATTGATGTCCTGACTGTTTCTTCATACAAGTGGATGCTTGGGCCTTACGGACATGCCTTTGCTTATTTTAGTCAGAAAGCACAGGATTCAATCTATCACTTAAATGCTAACTGGATTCTAAGCCCGAACTCAAAACAAGTTTACAACCTGCTGGACTATACAACTGAAACACTTCCGGGTGCTCGTCAGTATGACAGAGGACAGGCGGCAAACCTTCTGTGTTCTGGATGCCTGGAAGGAAGTTTAAGTTTCCTTCAGGAAATCGGTCTTTCGAACATCAGAAAATACAATGCTGAAATCAGAGACTACTTCCTAGCGAATTACCCAAAGAAGAAATACAACCTGGTTACACCTCTTGATCACATGGGAAATATCGTGTGTATGAAGTCAGTGAGTGGAGACAGTATTGCGCTTGAAAAAGAATTCAAAGAGCGCAATATCGACGTGTCTGTTCGTCAAGGGAACATTCGTCTTTCTTTCCACGTTTTCAATACAAAATCACAAGTTGAAGAATTGATTAAGGGAATGGATATCTAG
- a CDS encoding HD-GYP domain-containing protein: MSKMGNNFFSVSFDLILLDKTIPYDLYVNSSASSERERFVRIYPKNDILSLDDLKLFKKKYFQLYVHEFQREDYLKSLIQISGVADTTKTEVIKSSAIHYLDKLFDKDKEFTTELLSETISECKVAVESMVDVIKDYDVSKLQGLIASLSFHDFYTYDHSINVSMYCISLYRAAKPNATKDEIVMAGLGGLLHDIGKIKISTDIINKPEKLSDEEFNIIKTHPAFGFELLAENPCDCEGVDFNIIKRVVYEHHENFNGSGYPRKLSGADIHLLARVTAIADFFDAITTKRTYHEVLSTEDAIAVMAKTVGKKLDPQLFEIFTKSVKQLVLNGKLNKELPEDFDPCQPQNVLPFRTPRGYKVEGFGAGDKPQSFGKIKKKVG; this comes from the coding sequence ATGAGCAAAATGGGGAATAACTTTTTTTCAGTTTCTTTCGATCTGATTTTATTGGATAAAACGATTCCCTATGATCTTTACGTAAACTCTTCGGCCTCTTCAGAGCGTGAACGTTTTGTTCGCATCTATCCAAAAAACGACATATTAAGTTTAGACGACCTGAAGCTCTTTAAGAAAAAATACTTCCAGCTCTACGTGCATGAATTTCAGCGCGAAGACTATTTAAAGAGTTTAATTCAAATCAGCGGCGTTGCTGATACGACGAAAACAGAAGTTATTAAATCATCAGCGATTCACTACCTCGATAAACTCTTTGATAAAGATAAAGAGTTTACTACAGAGCTTCTTTCAGAAACTATTTCTGAGTGTAAAGTGGCGGTTGAATCAATGGTAGACGTCATTAAAGACTACGACGTTTCAAAGCTTCAAGGGCTGATTGCTTCTTTAAGCTTCCATGACTTTTACACTTACGATCACTCTATTAACGTTTCAATGTATTGTATCTCTCTTTATAGAGCGGCAAAACCCAATGCCACAAAAGATGAAATCGTTATGGCCGGTCTCGGCGGTCTTCTTCACGATATTGGTAAAATTAAAATCTCTACCGACATCATCAATAAGCCAGAGAAACTTTCAGACGAAGAATTTAATATCATTAAAACTCACCCTGCCTTCGGGTTTGAACTGCTTGCAGAAAATCCATGTGACTGCGAGGGTGTGGACTTCAACATCATTAAACGTGTTGTGTACGAACACCATGAAAATTTCAATGGTAGTGGTTACCCGAGAAAACTCTCTGGTGCAGACATTCACCTGCTTGCCCGTGTCACCGCGATTGCCGATTTCTTCGATGCCATTACGACCAAAAGAACTTATCACGAAGTGCTCTCAACTGAAGATGCCATCGCTGTTATGGCCAAAACAGTCGGAAAAAAACTCGACCCACAACTCTTTGAAATTTTCACAAAAAGTGTGAAACAGTTAGTCCTTAATGGAAAATTAAACAAAGAGCTTCCAGAAGACTTTGATCCATGTCAGCCACAAAACGTTTTACCTTTTAGAACCCCAAGAGGATATAAGGTAGAAGGATTCGGTGCTGGAGATAAGCCTCAGTCATTCGGGAAAATCAAAAAGAAAGTCGGATAG